From one Thermatribacter velox genomic stretch:
- a CDS encoding aldo/keto reductase, which produces MQYRKFGKLDFEVSILGFGAMRLPLFDKNDESKIDEKEAIAMIRYAIDQGVNYVDTAYPYHKGNSEIVVGKALKEGYREKTKIATKLPTWLIQSEKDLDKYLAEQLKKLSTDYIDFYLIHALDKNRWETVLKHRVLEWAEKAMERGDILHLGFSFHDDLPTFKKIVDAYPWVFCQIQYNYLDVDFQAGREGLLYAHSKGLAVVIMEPLKGGNLVNLSEFALQRFREANPHRSPAAWALLWLWNQEEVTTVLSGMSTMEQVKENIEIARNAHPGILTQEELEAIDEVRAILKKEAPIPCTTCHYCVPCPQGVNIPFLFGLYNQVFQFQDKREQAEKTYFGFLKEEERPGNCVECGICEEKCPQQIPIRDWLKKVEQFFERKN; this is translated from the coding sequence ATGCAATACCGTAAATTTGGAAAACTGGATTTTGAGGTATCCATACTTGGCTTTGGAGCCATGCGGCTTCCTCTCTTTGATAAAAACGATGAGTCAAAAATTGATGAAAAAGAAGCAATCGCCATGATTCGCTACGCTATTGACCAAGGAGTTAACTATGTGGATACCGCCTACCCTTACCACAAAGGAAACAGTGAAATCGTGGTAGGTAAAGCATTAAAGGAAGGGTATCGTGAAAAAACCAAAATCGCCACCAAGTTGCCTACCTGGCTGATTCAATCTGAAAAAGACCTGGACAAATACCTTGCCGAACAACTCAAAAAACTCAGCACTGACTATATCGATTTCTATCTGATACATGCACTTGACAAAAACCGCTGGGAAACAGTTCTCAAACACCGGGTTCTCGAGTGGGCCGAAAAAGCGATGGAAAGAGGAGATATTCTCCACCTTGGCTTCTCTTTTCATGATGACCTCCCAACCTTCAAAAAAATAGTTGATGCATATCCCTGGGTGTTCTGTCAGATTCAATATAACTATCTGGACGTTGACTTTCAGGCAGGAAGAGAAGGCCTCCTTTACGCCCACTCCAAAGGGCTGGCAGTGGTAATCATGGAACCCTTGAAAGGAGGCAATCTGGTCAATCTCTCCGAATTTGCCCTGCAGCGCTTTCGAGAGGCAAACCCCCATCGCAGTCCTGCCGCCTGGGCTTTGCTCTGGCTGTGGAACCAGGAAGAGGTAACCACAGTCCTGAGTGGTATGAGCACCATGGAACAGGTCAAAGAAAACATCGAAATCGCCCGAAACGCCCACCCAGGAATACTCACCCAAGAAGAGCTGGAAGCCATAGATGAAGTGCGGGCAATCCTTAAAAAAGAAGCGCCGATTCCCTGTACCACCTGCCACTACTGCGTCCCCTGCCCTCAGGGAGTAAACATTCCCTTCCTCTTTGGTCTTTACAATCAAGTTTTTCAGTTCCAGGATAAAAGAGAACAGGCAGAAAAAACCTACTTTGGGTTCCTCAAAGAAGAAGAGCGACCAGGTAACTGTGTTGAATGCGGCATTTGCGAAGAAAAATGCCCCCAGCAGATACCTATACGAGACTGGCTTAAAAAGGTTGAGCAATTCTTTGAGAGGAAGAATTAA